From Micromonospora rifamycinica, a single genomic window includes:
- a CDS encoding SAM-dependent methyltransferase, producing MERPEWAPADVDLSRPSVARAYDYWLGGSHNFEVDREFARQALAAVPDLRLVARANREFLHRAVRFMLDEGIRQFLDIGSGIPTVGNVHEIAQQVDPDTRVVYVDIDPVAVTHSTHILAGQPNAIALLEDLRHPDAILGHPEVRRLLDLDQPVGLLLVSVVHAVADEDDPYGVIRRLWTALAPGSCVAISHVTTDSRPDEMGEGTRLSGRTNTPVTARTRAQVEDFFAGLDLVEPGVVWSPLWRPESPAEVGEHPERMSFYVGVGRRR from the coding sequence ATGGAACGGCCGGAGTGGGCACCAGCAGATGTCGACCTCAGTCGGCCGAGCGTGGCCCGAGCCTACGACTACTGGCTCGGCGGCTCGCACAACTTCGAGGTCGACCGGGAGTTCGCCCGGCAGGCCCTGGCCGCGGTGCCGGACCTCCGTCTGGTCGCGCGGGCGAACCGCGAGTTCCTGCACCGCGCGGTGCGCTTCATGCTCGACGAGGGGATCCGGCAGTTCCTCGACATCGGGTCCGGCATCCCGACGGTGGGCAACGTGCACGAGATCGCCCAGCAGGTGGATCCGGACACCCGGGTGGTCTACGTGGACATCGACCCGGTGGCGGTGACCCACAGCACGCACATCCTCGCCGGCCAGCCGAACGCGATCGCCCTGCTGGAGGACCTGCGCCACCCGGACGCCATCCTGGGCCACCCCGAGGTCCGCCGGCTGCTGGACCTCGACCAGCCGGTCGGCCTGCTGCTCGTCTCGGTCGTGCACGCGGTTGCCGACGAGGACGACCCGTACGGCGTGATCAGGCGACTGTGGACGGCGCTGGCCCCCGGCAGCTGCGTGGCGATCAGCCACGTCACCACCGACAGCCGGCCGGACGAGATGGGCGAGGGCACCCGGCTCAGCGGCCGGACGAACACCCCGGTCACCGCCCGTACCCGCGCCCAGGTGGAGGACTTCTTCGCCGGCCTCGACCTGGTGGAACCCGGTGTGGTGTGGTCACCGCTGTGGCGTCCCGAGTCACCGGCCGAGGTCGGCGAGCATCCGGAGCGGATGAGCTTCTACGTCGGGGTCGGGCGCCGCAGGTGA
- a CDS encoding IPT/TIG domain-containing protein: MRPVLRRITSASTAVLVAGLATLGVGTPARAAPGDATARGVVVDLSAEVLGTAVISAAATIGTATAPAAGGTDTETLLAVSVPGALGVTASGTVAEVTATRAADASSASASVTALNLTVLGIDVLDTAEATATAVCPQVGATSADTTLVGLELFGSAVTLTANTPAVVGSAAVVVPGLVGASLDAALTRVETTTATGATAIAVRAVLTLSGTVLGVPTTIPVGTVIVAEASCERPPAAPTAATITPDEGPQSGGQTVTITGTGFVPDGTTVTFDGVPATGVTVAPGGGSLTAVTPPGAVGPAQVVVSTVNGATAPLGYTYLADGSGATVTGLTPTSGPTVGGTTVTITGTGFTGAAGVDFDGLPGTGFTVDPAGTTITVVTPPNPAGPALVELVFPDGRVTAPTFTYVAPTITSIVPDTGPTAGGTTVTITGTGFTGATGVTFGDTPGTNLVVDPGGTSLTVVTPPGQVGPVDVTVLLPGANATAPGGFTYVAAPPTAASITPDEGPQAGGQTVTITGSGFVPGGTTVTFDGLPATGVTVAPGGTSLTAVTPPGAVGPAVVLVSTDAGTAAPLGYTYLADGSAADVTGLTPTTGPTSGGTTVTITGTGFTGATGVTFDGVPGTGFTVDPAGTTITVVTSPNTAGPAEVRLVFPAGTAGAPPFTYVAPTITSIVPGTGPTTGGTTVTITGTGLTGATGVDFGGTPGTNLVVSPDGTSLTVVTPPGPVGPVDVTVQLPGDDVTEPGGFSYEAAPPRIDTVTPGQGPTDGGTTVTVGGSGFVPGRTTVTICGAVIPASQVTVATDGRSLTFRTPPCAAGDTTVVVNTDGGASNGLTFRYVPRNLPVTGDVVTTPLAAGAVLALLGVVLVLLTRRRRHAGQVD, from the coding sequence GTGAGGCCTGTCCTGCGAAGAATCACGAGCGCGTCCACGGCGGTGCTGGTCGCCGGCCTGGCGACCCTGGGGGTGGGGACGCCGGCCCGGGCGGCACCCGGCGACGCGACCGCCCGCGGTGTCGTCGTCGACCTGTCCGCCGAGGTGCTCGGCACAGCGGTGATCTCCGCCGCCGCCACCATCGGCACCGCCACCGCGCCGGCCGCCGGTGGCACCGACACCGAGACGTTGCTGGCGGTGTCGGTACCGGGGGCGCTCGGCGTGACCGCCAGCGGCACCGTGGCGGAGGTCACCGCCACCCGGGCGGCGGACGCTTCGTCGGCGTCCGCCAGCGTCACCGCCCTCAACCTGACGGTGCTCGGCATCGACGTGCTGGACACCGCCGAGGCCACCGCCACCGCGGTCTGCCCGCAGGTCGGCGCGACCAGCGCGGACACCACGCTCGTCGGGCTGGAGCTGTTCGGCTCGGCGGTGACCCTGACGGCGAACACCCCCGCCGTCGTGGGCAGCGCCGCAGTGGTGGTGCCGGGGCTGGTCGGCGCGAGCCTGGACGCCGCGTTGACCCGCGTCGAGACGACCACCGCCACCGGCGCGACCGCGATCGCGGTACGGGCCGTCCTCACCCTGTCGGGCACCGTCCTCGGTGTCCCGACCACCATCCCCGTCGGAACCGTGATCGTGGCCGAGGCCAGCTGTGAACGTCCGCCGGCCGCGCCGACCGCCGCGACGATCACCCCCGACGAGGGTCCGCAGTCGGGCGGCCAGACGGTGACGATCACCGGTACGGGCTTCGTCCCGGACGGCACCACGGTCACCTTCGACGGCGTGCCGGCGACCGGCGTCACCGTGGCACCGGGTGGCGGCTCGCTGACGGCGGTCACCCCGCCCGGCGCGGTCGGCCCCGCGCAGGTGGTGGTCAGCACGGTGAACGGCGCGACCGCGCCGCTGGGCTACACGTACCTGGCCGACGGCAGCGGAGCGACGGTCACCGGCCTCACGCCGACCTCCGGACCCACCGTCGGCGGCACGACCGTGACGATCACCGGCACCGGTTTCACCGGCGCGGCCGGCGTGGACTTCGACGGGTTGCCCGGCACCGGGTTCACCGTCGACCCGGCCGGCACCACGATCACGGTGGTGACCCCGCCGAACCCGGCGGGGCCGGCCCTGGTCGAGCTGGTCTTCCCGGACGGTCGGGTGACCGCGCCGACGTTCACCTACGTCGCGCCGACGATCACCTCGATCGTGCCGGACACCGGCCCGACCGCCGGCGGCACCACGGTCACGATCACCGGTACCGGCTTCACCGGGGCGACCGGAGTGACCTTCGGCGACACCCCGGGCACCAACCTCGTCGTGGACCCGGGTGGCACCTCGCTGACCGTGGTCACACCGCCGGGGCAGGTCGGCCCGGTGGACGTCACCGTGCTGCTCCCGGGCGCGAACGCCACCGCCCCGGGCGGCTTCACCTACGTGGCAGCGCCGCCGACCGCCGCGTCGATCACGCCGGACGAGGGTCCGCAGGCGGGCGGCCAGACGGTGACGATCACCGGATCCGGCTTCGTCCCCGGTGGCACGACCGTCACCTTCGACGGGCTGCCGGCCACCGGCGTCACGGTCGCCCCGGGCGGCACCTCCCTGACGGCCGTCACCCCGCCCGGTGCGGTGGGGCCGGCCGTCGTGCTGGTGAGCACCGACGCCGGTACGGCGGCACCGCTCGGCTACACCTACCTCGCTGACGGCAGCGCCGCCGACGTGACCGGGCTGACCCCGACGACCGGGCCGACCTCGGGCGGCACCACGGTGACCATCACCGGCACCGGCTTCACCGGGGCGACCGGGGTGACCTTCGACGGGGTGCCCGGCACCGGGTTCACCGTCGACCCGGCCGGCACCACGATCACCGTGGTGACTTCGCCGAACACGGCCGGGCCGGCGGAGGTGCGACTGGTGTTCCCGGCCGGCACCGCCGGGGCGCCGCCGTTCACGTACGTCGCACCGACGATCACCTCCATCGTGCCGGGCACCGGACCGACCACCGGCGGCACCACGGTGACCATCACCGGCACCGGCCTCACCGGCGCGACCGGTGTGGACTTCGGTGGCACACCGGGCACCAACCTGGTGGTGAGCCCCGACGGGACCTCACTGACAGTGGTCACCCCACCCGGCCCGGTCGGCCCGGTGGACGTGACCGTGCAGCTGCCGGGTGACGACGTCACCGAACCGGGCGGGTTCAGCTACGAGGCCGCCCCGCCGCGCATCGACACGGTCACCCCGGGCCAGGGGCCGACCGACGGCGGTACGACCGTGACGGTCGGCGGCTCCGGGTTCGTGCCGGGCCGGACCACTGTCACCATCTGCGGCGCGGTCATCCCGGCCAGCCAGGTCACCGTGGCGACGGACGGTCGCTCGTTGACCTTCCGCACGCCGCCCTGCGCGGCCGGCGACACCACGGTCGTGGTGAACACCGACGGTGGCGCCTCCAACGGGCTCACCTTCCGCTACGTCCCGCGGAACCTGCCGGTGACCGGTGACGTCGTCACCACGCCGCTGGCCGCCGGGGCGGTGCTCGCGCTCCTCGGCGTCGTCCTCGTCCTGCTGACCCGCCGTCGGCGGCACGCCGGACAGGTCGACTGA